Proteins from a genomic interval of Euleptes europaea isolate rEulEur1 chromosome 18, rEulEur1.hap1, whole genome shotgun sequence:
- the TMC4 gene encoding transmembrane channel-like protein 4 yields the protein MEGSQERGLGTRSDGAGSGLGHRSPSLFLQLPSNQTLRFRGNKAEAWGAALEGAGELPEDPLDQVPPAVVAEEEEDRQPLREMPLCLEDKRRLRLLEEQAASRLSGWQLWRAGKRRTLRQLRSQASTVMSHAMMWKSTLRHIEGHFGTGIQAYFSFLRFLVLMNFVASLLVVGFVVAPNAAFEALHLNWTSRTSNTSVNVSCLRYDPTSHGLTSYFSYIMDLLSGKGFMELTYLFYGYYPNSAVDFASFSYNVPLAYLLTAFFYLLFCLIWIVHRSVYCLKHSLVSEDVSLGSYSNKVFAGWDFGLMQPSAVQLKHKSICYELRMDLEEEALRRHLAERTTKQRAVLYILRGLLNVLVLGLLGAGFFCIYLATEYSQWLLGSVNSPIKGQTILELLAAYLPSIVITVANLLLPMIFGVIVQLEKYPLSFEIKITLLRNVFLRLASLVVLLISLWSQITCDGDPQHSDCKDCGYSHLFLCWETSVGQEMYKLLIFDLLIMLLVMLFVEFPRKMLVTYLPSRPLLKLWGEQEFVVPANVLDLVYGQTLCWTGALFCPLLPVLNTLKYIVVFYLKKLTLYANCRPAERTFRASSSNFFFLLVLLLGLTISCVPALYSMFVLSPSKACGPFRGEPTMWNTISNAISELPPTTQEFLGFVGSLAFAVPLFLLLSILMFYLVALAGTYSSMVKGLKGQLQLEGQDKLFLVKQISELSQ from the exons ATGGAAGGCAgccaggaaaggggtttggggACCAGGAGCGATGGAGCAG GGTCCGGCCTGGGTCACCGTAGCCCATCTCTCTTTCTCCAGCTGCCGAGCAACCAGACACTGCGTTTCCGTGGCAACAAGGCAGAGGCCTGGGGAGCAGCtctggagggggcaggggagCTCCCAGAGGACCCCCTGGATCAAGTGCCACCCGCTGTGgtggcggaggaggaggaagacaggcAACCTCTGCGAGAGATGCCCCTCTGTCTTGAGGACAAACGGAGGCTCAG GTTACTGGAGGAGCAGGCAGCCAGCAGGCTGAGCGGTTGGCAGCTCTGGCGCGCAGGAAAACGACGGACCCTACGCCAACTCAGGAGCCAGGCAAGCACAGTAATGTCACATGCTATGATGTGGAAGAGCACACTGCGTCACATTGAAG GCCACTTTGGAACAGGGATCCAGGCGTACTTCAGTTTCCTGCGGTTCCTGGTCCTGATGAACTTCGTGGCCTCCTTGCTGGTGGTGGGATTCGTGGTCGCTCCCAATGCTGCCTTTGAGGCCCTCCACCTCAACTGGACAAGTCGAACAAGCAACACCTCAG TGAATGTCTCTTGTCTGCGTTATGACCCCACCAGCCATGGCTTGACCAGCTATTTTTCCTATATCATGGATCTTCTGTCAGGCAAG GGTTTCATGGAACTCACCTACCTGTTCTATGGCTACTACCCAAATTCGGCTGTCGATTTTGCCAGCTTCTCCTACAACGTCCCCCTTGCGTATCTGCTCACAGCATTCTTCTACCTCCTCTTCTGTCTCATATGGATTgtacacag GTCAGTCTACTGTCTCAAACACAGTTTGGTTAGTGAAGACGTGTCTCTTGGATCCTACAGTAACAAAGTTTTTGCTGGCTGGGATTTTGGCCTGATGCAGCCCAGTGCGGTGCAGTTAAAGCACAAGAGTATTTGCTACGAACTGCGG ATGGATCTGGAGGAGGAGGCGCTCCGCAGGCACCTGGCAGAACGGACCACAAAACAACGGGCCGTTCTCTACATCCTCCGGGGCCTGCTCAACGTTCTGGTTTTAGGCCTGTTGGGtgcaggctttttctgcatctaccTGGCGACGGAATATTCCCAGTGGCTTCTAGGATCG gTGAACTCTCCAATCAAAGGTCAAACGATCTTGGAGCTGCTGGCGGCTTATCTCCCATCCATTGTCATCACAGTTGCTAACCTCCTTCTCCCTATGATTTTTGGGGTCATTGTGCAACTAGAGAAATACCCACTCAGCTTTGAAATCAAAATCACTCTTCTCAG GAATGTCTTCCTCCGTCTCGCAAGCCTGGTGGTTCTTCTTATCTCACTTTGGTCTCAGATCACTTGTGACGGGGACCCGCAACATTCAGACTGCAAGGACTGTGGATACAGCCACCTATTCCTG TGCTGGGAGACTTCGGTGGGGCAGGAAATGTACAAACTGTTGATCTTTGACCTGCTCATCATGCTGCTTGTCATGTTGTTCGTGGAATTTCCAAGAAA GATGTTGGTGACGTATTTGCCCTCCCGCCCATTGCTGAAATTATGGGGGGAGCAAGAGTTTGTGGTGCCCGCCAATGTCCTTGACCTGGTGTATGGACAGACCTTGTGCTGGACGGGCGCTCTCTTCTGCCCCCTGCTCCCTGTGCTCAACACTCTCAAATACATTGTCGTCTTCTACCTGAAAAAG CTAACCCTCTATGCCAACTGTCGGCCGGCCGAACGGACATTTCGGGCCTCCAGTTCCAATTTCTTTTTCCTGTTGGTTTTGCTCTTGGGTCTGACTATTTCTTGTGTCCCTGCCCTATACAGCATGTTTGT TCTGTCCCCTTCAAAAGCCTGTGGCCCATTTCGAGGCGAGCCCACCATGTGGAACACAATCTCCAATGCCATTTCTGAGCTGCCCCCTACTACCCAGGAATTCCTGGGGTTTGTAGGCTCTCTGGCCTTTGCGGTGCCCTTGTTCCTGTTGCTGAG CATCCTCATGTTCTACCTTGTGGCTCTCGCTGGCACCTACAGCTCCATGGTCAAAGGACTGAAAGGGCAGCTCCAGCTG